CGTGCGGCTGCCTAGTGCGCGCAGGCGGGATCGAGGTCGAGCGCACGGATCACTTCCGCCAGGTCGAACGCGGCCAGCGCGCGATCGTCGTGCACGGCGTACAGCACGCCGGCGGGGAAGCGCGGCGTGGCGGCGGCGTGCAGGGCGATACCGTCGGTATTGGCGGTGATCCCGCCGCGGAAACTGCCGCGCGGCGCCAGCGTTGCACGGTCGAACAGGTGGAAGGCGGTCTGCGGCAGGGTCTGGTCCACCGCCAGCCAGTAGCCGGCATCGAGGCCGCAATCCCACAGCGCGACACCCTCCGCCTCACCGGTAAAGGTCCCGGCGGGCAGGCTGCGGCCGGTGTAGCGTCCATTGAAAGCGTATTCGTGCAGGGTCGAGGCCTGGCGGGTGTCCTCGTCGGCGATCAACAGCCGCCCGTGCGCGGGATCGCCGGCGATCGACTCCACCATGTGCAGTACGCCACGGCCGCGGGTGGCACCGAACGCGCCCAGGTGGGTGGCCTGCATCCCCGTGTCGTCGAACCCGATGCGGTAGCGGCGCACGCGCTGGTCGAGTTCCGACGCCGGCGGCAGCTCGCGGTGGTCTACGCCATACATGAAACTGTCGGTGACGAATGCGTCCAGCACGCCCGGCGCGGTTTCATGTACCCAGATGCCGTACGGGCTGCGCAGCTCCTGCTCGCCGAAGCTGCCGAGGTGGGCGAACCCGGGCAGGCGCAGCACCTGCACGCGCGGTGCATCGCGTTCGGTCACGAGCACCAGATCGGCGAACACCGCAATGCCATTCGGGCGTTCGAACTGGCCAGCCCCACGGCCGCGGTGGCCGCTTTCGCCCAGCCGCGCGCCGCTGTCGCCATCGAACACCACCAGCCGGTGCGTCGATTTCGCCGTGGCGATGACCTGCGTGCGGCCTTCGCCATCCACCCAGGCAGCCAGCGAGTCCAGTTCGTCGTCGCGACGGCCCTCGGTGATGAAGGCTTCCGCCACCACCACGTGCCCGGGTTTGACAACCGGTGCGGGATGCGTGGAACCGCGGGCGCCGTGATGTGGACCGGTGCAGGCGCTGGCCAGAGGCAACAGGGCGACTAGAACGAACAGGCGTGGCAACGTCATCGCGGGATTATGGCGCAGCGCGGCATCACGCCGCGTTGTCACCGATGGCGGCCGCGCGTTGCCCCATCGAACTCAGACGGCGTCGCCACCTTCGCCACAGCCGATATGGGTGACCGTGAGCTCGCCGCGGCGCAAGAGCGCATCGACACCGTGCTGCAGGTCCGCAAGCAGCGTCCCGCTGCGCGTGGTCGCGGTCGGATGGAGCATCGCCGCGCCGTTCCGGCCATTGCGCTTGACGTGGTAGAGCGCCTGGTCGGCAAGTTCGACCATGGCCTCCCAGCCCAGCGGTTCGCCACCGGCGTCGCGGAAGGCCGGATAGGCGGACAGCCCGACCGACGCGGTGAGCGCGATCGCGTGACCGTCGCCGATGTCGAACGCGTCATCCGACACCGCGTGGCACAGGCGCCCGCCCAGCTGCAGCGCCTGTTCCGGCCCCATCGGCCGGAACACCAGCAGGAATTCCTCACCGCCCCAGCGCACCACGTAGTCGCCACCGCGGACCAGCGCCTGCAGGCGGCGGGCGGTTTCCACCAGCACGCGATCGCCGGCGGCGTGGCCGTGGCGGTCGTTGACCTGCTTGAAGAAGTCGAGATCGAGCAGCGCGAACACCACCACGCGACCGGCCATCGGGGCCTCGGCGTGGCGGCCGTAATAGTCGAGGTCGGCGGGCACCTGGCGGGCAAGGTAGCGACGGTTGCGCAGGCCGGTCAGCGGATCGGTGAGGCTGGCCTGCTCGAGCTGGCGGTTGGACTCGGCGAGCGCGGCAGTGCGCTCGGCGACCAGCGTGCTCAGCCTGGCCTGGCGGATGCGATAGCGATAGCGCTGGTAGCGATAGCCCGCGTAGACCAGCAGCAGCGCGAGTGCGAGCAGCAGCAGGCGGAAGCCAAGGGTCTCGTGGAAATGCGGCCGGATCACGAATTCCAGCCGCGCCGGCGCCGGGCTCCAGGCGTCGGCATTGTTGCTGCCCGTCACCTCGAACGTGTAGTCGCCCGGCGGCAGGTTGGTGTAGCGGACGTCGCGCTGCATCGGGCCCGCCACCTGCCAGTCCTGGTCGTAGCCGACCAGCCGGTAGTGCGCGCCGTTGCTGCGTGGATCCTGGAAGCTCAACACGTCGAAGGCCAGGGTGAGGTCGCGCTCGTGCGCGGCCAGCGTGGTGATGCCATCGGCGCCGGGAGCGCGCGGCTGGCCACCGGCCTGCAGCTGACGCACATGCACCGCCGGCGTCACCGGGTTGCGGGTGATGGCCGTGGTGTCGAGCGCCAGCACGCCATCGCGCGTGGGCAGCCACACGGTGTCGCCGGAAATGAAGCCGTCGGAGCGACCGGCGCCGTTGCAGCACAGGCCCTGCTGGCCGCCGTTGCGCATGCCGCGTTCGTTCACCAGCATCTGCGCGCCGACCCGGGCGATGCGGCCCTGCCCCCATGCCGCGAGGTCCGCGATCGGCAGGCGGTAGACGCCGTGCATGCTCGAGACCCACAGGAAGCCGGCGTGCTCGATCACGTGGAAGGCGGTGCCGCGTGGCAGGCCGCTGTCGGTGTCCAGCCGGTGCCAGCGGCCCGCGGCCTGGAACAGCAGCACGGATCCCTCGCCGGCCAGCAGCAGGCGCCCGTCCGCGAGTTCGGTGGCGCCATGCAGGCGCACGCCTTGCGGCAGGCCCCGGGCTTCCGGCGCGGGTACGAACCCATGGCCGTCGAACTCGAGCAGGGTGTGCGGGGTCAGCGCGAGGCGGCGGCCACGCGGCGTGATCTGGAATTCGGCCACCGGGCCGACGAGCCCACGGCTGGCGTCGACATGTTCCAGCGTTTCGCCCGTCCAGCGCAGCAGGTCTTCGCGCGTGCTGACCCAGAGGCTGCCATCGCGATCGCGGACGATGCCCATCACCGCGGCGTGGATGCCTTCGGCCCAGGGCGGCGTGGTGGTGCCGCGGCCGGGCTCGTGCATGACCAGGCCGTCGCGCAGGCCCATCCAGACCCGGCCGGGCTCGACGAACAGCGTGCGCACGGCACGCGTGGCGTCGGGGTTGTCGGTCGCGGCAAGCCGGAACCTGCCGTCGGCGTGCAGCCGCGCCATGCCGTTGTTGGTGCCCACCCAGATGCCGTCCCCGGCCGGGTCGGGTTGCAATGCCCACACGGTGGCGTCGGGCAGGCCTTCCGTGGTGCTGTACCGGCGGGTCCAGCCGTCCCAGAGCCGCGTCAGGCCGTTGGACAGGCTGCCCAGCCACAGGTTGCCCTCGCGATCCTCGAAGGCGCCGAACAGGTTGAACAGACCGTTGTCGCGGGTGCCGGGCACCGTTTCCACGCTGCGATCCGGGCGTACCCGCACCAGGCCGAGGTCACCACCGCCCCAGACGTTGCCGTCGCCGTCGCGGTAAAGGAACAGCAGCGGCAACGCATCGGCACCGGCGAGGGTCCGCCAGCCAGCAGCGTCATGCACCCAGATGCCGCGCGCGGTGGCGGCCCAGACCTCGTCGCCCACCTGCAGCAGGCCGTAGACCAGCGGTGCTTCGTTGCCCGGCCAGGCGGTCCGTGTCCAGTGCTGGCCGTCCCAGCGGCGCACGCCGTCAAGGCCGCCGGCCCACAGCACGCCGTCGACCTGCAGCAGCGCGTTGGTGGCGCCGATACCGGGGAGTGGACGCAGCTCGCCGTCCTCCACCCGCGCCACGCCCGCGGCACTTGCCGCCCAGACCACGCCATCGGCGACCAGCAGGCTGACGATGTTGGGCGCCGGCCCTGCACCTGCCCACGGCACCGCGTGGAAGCCGCCATCGCGGCGCACCGCCATGCCGCCGCGGGTGCCCACCCAGAGTGCGTCGCTGGCGTCGAGCGCCAGGGCGGTGGCGATCGGGTGGGGCAGGGCGGGATCGGTGTCCGGCGAGTGCGCGGTGAAGCCCACTCCGTCGAAGCGCGTCACGCCGGCCTGGGTGGCCACCCAGAGGTAGCCGCCGGACGTCTGCGCGATCGACACCGCGCTGATCTGCGGCAGGCCCTCCTGCACCGACCAGGTGTTGCGCACGTAATGGTGGAAGACCTTGTCGGGATCGAGTGCCCGCGCGGGCAGCGGCAACAGCCAGCACAACAGCAACAGGGCCGCCAGTGCGCGCAGTGACATCGGACCTCCCGGTGCGCGTCCCTGGCCGGGCGGCCATGCGCAGTCGCCGTCGTCAGCGGCCGGGGGCCGGGATTCTTGAGCCGGCCTTTGCCGGGCAGCGCGGATGCAGGCGACGCGGACTCATGCCCAGGCATCCACCGCCCGGTGCCCGTGGGATCGCATCAGCACTCGATGACGTTGACCGCGAGGCCGCCGCGCGAGGTTTCCTTGTACTTGTCGTGCATGTCCCGGCCGGTGTCGCGCATGGTCTTGATCACCTTGTCGAGGCTGACCTTGTGCTTGCCGTCGCCGCGCTTGGCCATGCGTACGGCATTGATCGCCTTGACCGCACCCATCGCGTTGCGCTCGATGCAGGGGATCTGCACCAGCCCGCCGATCGGGTCGCAGGTGAGCCCGAGGTTGTGTTCCATGCCGATCTCGGCGGCGTTCTCGATCTGGCTGGAGCTCGCGCCGAGTGCGGCCGCGAGGCCTGCAGCGGCCATCGAGCAGGCCACGCCGACCTCGCCCTGGCAGCCGACCTCGGCACCGGAGATCGAGGCGTTCTCCTTGTAGAGGATGCCGATCGCCGCCGCGGTGAGCAGGAAGTCGAACACGCCCTGCTCGTTGGCGTTGGGGCAGAAGCGGTCGTAGTAGTGCAGGACGGCGGGGATGATGCCGGCGGCGCCGTTGGTGGGCGCCGTCACCACGCGGCCACCGGCGGCGTTTTCCTCGTTCACCGCCAGCGCGTAGAGGTTCACCCAGTCCAGCGTGGTGAGCGGATCGCGCATCGCCGCTTCAGGCTGGCTGGACAGTTCGCGATACAGCGCCGGCGCGCGCCTCGACACGTGCAGCCCGCCAGGCAACACGCCGTCCTGGCGGATGCCGCGCGCGACGCAGTCCTGCATCGCCTGCCACAGCGAGCGGAGGTTGCCCTCGATCTCGTCGCGGCTGCGCCAGCACAGCTCGTTTTCCATCATCAGCTGCGCGATCGACAGCCCGGTCTCGCGGCTGCGCGCCAGCAGTTCGTCGCCGCTGGAGAACGGGTGCGGGACCGCGGTCTCGTCGGCAACGATGCGGTCTTCGGCGGCCTCGTCCTGGTTGACCACGAAGCCTCCGCCCACCGAGTAGTAGTCGCGGGTGGCGATCAGCTGGTCGGCGGCGTCGAACGCGGAGAAGCGCATGCCGTTGGTGTGGAACGGCAGCTTCTGCCGCTTGTTCATCACCAGGTCGCGCTTTTCCTCGAATTCGATGGCGTGCACGCCGTGCAGCTGGATGCGGTGTTCGCCGCGGATGCGCTCCAGCGCCGCCGGGATGACGTCGGGATCGATGCGGTCGGGCCAGTGGCCTTCCAGGCCCATCAGCACCGCCTTGTCGGTGCCGTGGCCGCGGCCGGTCAGCGCCAGCGAGCCGAACACTTCCGCGCGCACGCGCGCCACCTGGGCGAGGCGCCCGGGCTCCACCAGCCACTTCTCGACGAAGCGGGCGGCGGCGCGCATCGGCCCCACGGTGTGCGAGGAACTCGGCCCGATGCCGATCTTGTAGAGGTCGAACGTGCTGACGGCCATGGCGGCTATTCTACGCGGCCGTCGTTGAACCCTGCCGCCGTGCCGCGCAACGCCATGTCCCAGCCACCGCCCGCGCTGCAGCTGTTCCAGCGCGACCACTGTCCGTTGTGTGACCAGGCGCTCGATGTGCTGGCGCAGGCCCGCGTGCCGGACTTCGAGACCGTGTGGATCGACGACGACGCGGCGCTGGAGGCCCGCTACGGCGCGCGCGTGCCGGTCCTGCGTGGCGCGGACGGGCGCGAACTGGATTGGCCGTTCGACCTGCAGGCGTTGCGGAACTTCGCCGGGCTCACGTCGCCGGCGGACTGAACGGCGGTCGCGCCTCAGCGCGCTGGAGCGGGTTCGACCCCCGGCGTGGAAGCTGCAGGCGCGGTCCGCGGCGCCATCTCGTCGGCAAAGCGCGCAGTGCGCGAGGCGAAGGCCTCGGCCTCGATCCGCAATTCCACCGCATCGCCGATCATCGATGGCCAGGCATCGATGCCGAAGTCCGAGCGGCTGAGGGTGCCGGTGGCGGAGAACCCGGCAGTGCGCCGGAATGGCGGCAGCGGCGTCCGCTTGAGGGCGTTCATCCGCACCTGCAGCGCCAGCGGGCGGCTCACGCCGCGCAGGGTCAGCTGGCCATGCACGATCGCCTCGTCGTCGGACACCGGCTCCACGTGGGTGGAGACGAACACGGCCTCGGGGGCGCGGTCGGCGTCGAGCAGGTTGGCCGCGGCCACGGCCCGGTTCCAGGCCGCGTCGCCGAAATCCAGCCGTTGCAGCGGCACCCGCGCCTCCAGGCGCGCCTGACGCCAGTCGGCGGGATCGAACTCGAGCACCCCGGTGCTGCCCGAGACGGTGCCGATCGCCCGGGAATACCCGGCGTGGTCGATCGCCACCATCACCCGCGTGTGCACCGGATCGAGGGCGAATCGCTCGGCCGCCATCGCCGGAACGGCCTGCAGCAGCACCAGCAGGCAGGTGGACAGCGCCAGTCGCGGAAGGATGTGCATCGGCGAAGTCTACGGTTGGCGCCGGCATGCGTGCGCGATGGCCTGTCGGATTCAAGGTCGTCGCGATCAACCGACCCGCCTGTCGCGCTTGCGCATGCACGCCACCGTTGCGAGGATGGCCGGCCGCCGGGGAGGCGGAACTGGGGACATATCCGGACATGCGCACGGCGCTGACCACGGTGCTGTTGTGGCTGGGCGCCTGTGCCCTGGCCATTGCCGCGCTGCCGGAAACGCCACGCTTCCGCCCGCTGGGCGCGCAGGACGGCCTGCCGTCGAGCGAGATCACCGGCATCGCGCGCGACCGTGCCGGCTTCATCTGGATCGCCACCGGCGACGGCCTGGCCCGCTACGACGGCGTGCAGATGCGGGTGTGGCGGCATGACCCGGACCGCGCGGGTTCGCTGGGCGACAACTTCGTCCAGGCCGTGCACGTCGACGCCAGCGACCGCGTCTGGGTCGCCACCGAGAAGGGCGGCCTGGCCCGCTACCTGCGCGACGAGGACCGCTTCGAACCGATCGACGACGAGGGGCTGATCAGCGATCCCAACATCCTGGCCCTCGCCGACCGCGACGGCGAACTGTGGTTCGGGGCGATGGACGGCGCGCTGTACCGCTGGTCGGAAACGGCGGGGCTGCACCGCTTCGCACCCGACGACGACGCGCCCGACGGGCTGAGCTCGGAGCCGATCCTCGATCTCGAGGTCGACCCGCAGGGCCGGCTGTGGGCGGCGACCTTCGGTGGACTGGTGGTCGTCGACCGCGATCGCGTGCGCCGCGTGGCGATGCCGGGTACGGCGCCGCATCCGCGCGTGTATGCCGTGCGCTGGCTGGGCGATGCGCTGTGGACGGGCACCGCGCAGGGCATCCATGTGCTCGATGTCGATGGTGGCTGGCGCGCGCCGGCATGGAGCGCGATGTTCGAGGCACCCAACGCCGCCGTGAGCTTTGCCCGCGACGACGACGGCGCGCTGTGGATCGGTTCGCAACGGCGGCTGTGGCGCGTCCCGGCGGGCGGCGTGCCGCGCCCGGTCGAGACCGGCGCGCCGCTGCAGGACCGCGGCATCATGAAGATCCTGCGCCAGGCCGATGGCGCGGTGTGGGTACCGCTGCCGGGCCTGGGCCTGGGCTACCTGCGGTCGGACTGGCGCCAGGTCGCACAGTTCGACACCCGCGACGGCCTGCTGCCCACGCTCTATACGGCGCTGGCGCCGGCACGTGACGGCGGCATCTGGCTGGGCAGCTCCTCCGGCGTGCAATGGCTGTCGTCGGGCGGCGAGGTGGAAGCCTTCGAGGAGCCGTTGAACAGCCAGCTGCTGGCGCACCGGGTGTTCTCGATCGCCGAAACGGACAGCGGCGTGCTGTGGCTGGGCGTGCGCGCCGGGCTGGTGCGGGTGGGCGCGCAGGGCACCGTCGATTACTGGGGGCCCGACAGCGCGCACGACGCCGCGCCGGGGCGCATCACCGACCACGCGCTGATCGGTCCCGAAGGCAC
This portion of the Luteimonas yindakuii genome encodes:
- a CDS encoding two-component regulator propeller domain-containing protein, which gives rise to MRTALTTVLLWLGACALAIAALPETPRFRPLGAQDGLPSSEITGIARDRAGFIWIATGDGLARYDGVQMRVWRHDPDRAGSLGDNFVQAVHVDASDRVWVATEKGGLARYLRDEDRFEPIDDEGLISDPNILALADRDGELWFGAMDGALYRWSETAGLHRFAPDDDAPDGLSSEPILDLEVDPQGRLWAATFGGLVVVDRDRVRRVAMPGTAPHPRVYAVRWLGDALWTGTAQGIHVLDVDGGWRAPAWSAMFEAPNAAVSFARDDDGALWIGSQRRLWRVPAGGVPRPVETGAPLQDRGIMKILRQADGAVWVPLPGLGLGYLRSDWRQVAQFDTRDGLLPTLYTALAPARDGGIWLGSSSGVQWLSSGGEVEAFEEPLNSQLLAHRVFSIAETDSGVLWLGVRAGLVRVGAQGTVDYWGPDSAHDAAPGRITDHALIGPEGTLWTAARQGGIQQRDAQTGRVLREIPPDERGDHEAMGFDPEGRLWTAGDYGMALFDPDSGRLEPLIATGARTVVAFAFDGADSLWLQSIDGLDRYRRIDGRWTFDDRVDARRGMPPLSASALRIDAQRRVWVSTTRGLYRWDPDAERMRHFGVGLGFRSQEFVYRALTLTADGVLAGATRDAGVVLIDTTADAAPPAPPTLELDRFAVREDGEWRERVGHGAAVLAPGRSELRISARLLSFDDPLANRYWSKLEGVDGDWQAQGASGDRVLVGLPPGRYTLHLRAADAHGSLAERSVEVLVQPPWWRTRTALVRGCCWHSRCWPRWPPATAHACAGATPGSLPSASARWPSRLRWPRAASSPPSATRCARR
- a CDS encoding YceI family protein translates to MHILPRLALSTCLLVLLQAVPAMAAERFALDPVHTRVMVAIDHAGYSRAIGTVSGSTGVLEFDPADWRQARLEARVPLQRLDFGDAAWNRAVAAANLLDADRAPEAVFVSTHVEPVSDDEAIVHGQLTLRGVSRPLALQVRMNALKRTPLPPFRRTAGFSATGTLSRSDFGIDAWPSMIGDAVELRIEAEAFASRTARFADEMAPRTAPAASTPGVEPAPAR
- a CDS encoding L-serine ammonia-lyase, with the protein product MAVSTFDLYKIGIGPSSSHTVGPMRAAARFVEKWLVEPGRLAQVARVRAEVFGSLALTGRGHGTDKAVLMGLEGHWPDRIDPDVIPAALERIRGEHRIQLHGVHAIEFEEKRDLVMNKRQKLPFHTNGMRFSAFDAADQLIATRDYYSVGGGFVVNQDEAAEDRIVADETAVPHPFSSGDELLARSRETGLSIAQLMMENELCWRSRDEIEGNLRSLWQAMQDCVARGIRQDGVLPGGLHVSRRAPALYRELSSQPEAAMRDPLTTLDWVNLYALAVNEENAAGGRVVTAPTNGAAGIIPAVLHYYDRFCPNANEQGVFDFLLTAAAIGILYKENASISGAEVGCQGEVGVACSMAAAGLAAALGASSSQIENAAEIGMEHNLGLTCDPIGGLVQIPCIERNAMGAVKAINAVRMAKRGDGKHKVSLDKVIKTMRDTGRDMHDKYKETSRGGLAVNVIEC
- a CDS encoding ligand-binding sensor domain-containing diguanylate cyclase yields the protein MSLRALAALLLLCWLLPLPARALDPDKVFHHYVRNTWSVQEGLPQISAVSIAQTSGGYLWVATQAGVTRFDGVGFTAHSPDTDPALPHPIATALALDASDALWVGTRGGMAVRRDGGFHAVPWAGAGPAPNIVSLLVADGVVWAASAAGVARVEDGELRPLPGIGATNALLQVDGVLWAGGLDGVRRWDGQHWTRTAWPGNEAPLVYGLLQVGDEVWAATARGIWVHDAAGWRTLAGADALPLLFLYRDGDGNVWGGGDLGLVRVRPDRSVETVPGTRDNGLFNLFGAFEDREGNLWLGSLSNGLTRLWDGWTRRYSTTEGLPDATVWALQPDPAGDGIWVGTNNGMARLHADGRFRLAATDNPDATRAVRTLFVEPGRVWMGLRDGLVMHEPGRGTTTPPWAEGIHAAVMGIVRDRDGSLWVSTREDLLRWTGETLEHVDASRGLVGPVAEFQITPRGRRLALTPHTLLEFDGHGFVPAPEARGLPQGVRLHGATELADGRLLLAGEGSVLLFQAAGRWHRLDTDSGLPRGTAFHVIEHAGFLWVSSMHGVYRLPIADLAAWGQGRIARVGAQMLVNERGMRNGGQQGLCCNGAGRSDGFISGDTVWLPTRDGVLALDTTAITRNPVTPAVHVRQLQAGGQPRAPGADGITTLAAHERDLTLAFDVLSFQDPRSNGAHYRLVGYDQDWQVAGPMQRDVRYTNLPPGDYTFEVTGSNNADAWSPAPARLEFVIRPHFHETLGFRLLLLALALLLVYAGYRYQRYRYRIRQARLSTLVAERTAALAESNRQLEQASLTDPLTGLRNRRYLARQVPADLDYYGRHAEAPMAGRVVVFALLDLDFFKQVNDRHGHAAGDRVLVETARRLQALVRGGDYVVRWGGEEFLLVFRPMGPEQALQLGGRLCHAVSDDAFDIGDGHAIALTASVGLSAYPAFRDAGGEPLGWEAMVELADQALYHVKRNGRNGAAMLHPTATTRSGTLLADLQHGVDALLRRGELTVTHIGCGEGGDAV
- a CDS encoding glutaredoxin family protein; the encoded protein is MSQPPPALQLFQRDHCPLCDQALDVLAQARVPDFETVWIDDDAALEARYGARVPVLRGADGRELDWPFDLQALRNFAGLTSPAD
- a CDS encoding phytase, which encodes MTLPRLFVLVALLPLASACTGPHHGARGSTHPAPVVKPGHVVVAEAFITEGRRDDELDSLAAWVDGEGRTQVIATAKSTHRLVVFDGDSGARLGESGHRGRGAGQFERPNGIAVFADLVLVTERDAPRVQVLRLPGFAHLGSFGEQELRSPYGIWVHETAPGVLDAFVTDSFMYGVDHRELPPASELDQRVRRYRIGFDDTGMQATHLGAFGATRGRGVLHMVESIAGDPAHGRLLIADEDTRQASTLHEYAFNGRYTGRSLPAGTFTGEAEGVALWDCGLDAGYWLAVDQTLPQTAFHLFDRATLAPRGSFRGGITANTDGIALHAAATPRFPAGVLYAVHDDRALAAFDLAEVIRALDLDPACAH